The sequence ATTGATGAAATGGGTGAGTCGCCCACGCTCGGCCAGATAGTTGAGAAAGGTGTACGCGCTGCTGACGTTGCGCTGCGTCGCGAGATCCTTCAGGAAGGACACCTGCATCGTGGTGCCCGGCAGGAGCATGCCCGGATGCCACCCGAATGCGTCCTTCTTCTCGAAGAAGCGGGCGGTCACCTGCGCGTGCGGACCGACAGACCGGTTGTGTTCCTCGATCGCGATGGCCACGGCCAGATTCGACGGTCCGAACCCGATGCCGACCACATCGACCAACGGTGAATGATCACTGGACAAGCGTTGCTCCTCTGCGGTGTTCTGACGGTGCGTCGTCCCTGACACACGTCCCGGCCCGGCCGAACGCGCCTGTGGCCCACGCCCTGTCGCGGAATCACAACTCATCGTCCGCGACGACCAGGTGGCCGATGGAAGGTAAGACTATCCTAAACTCATCGCCGATGAAGAACGGCCACGCGAAACGGTGTTCTGCGGCCTCCGTCGAGCTGCACCCGGGGCGCGGCATCACGCACCGGTGCGCCGTCGGTGAGCACGCTCTCCGTCATCTCACGAGATGAATTGCCCTTCCGGCGGGTTGCTGACGGGGCTGCGACGGCCAGAATCGATGTATGCCGCGACCGAGCGCTCCGCCACCCGGCTCGCCCCCACCGATTCCGCCGGTCACCACCATCGACGAGGTGGTGGCAGCCCTCCACACGATCATCGATTGGTCGATCGGCACCCCGAGCCGATTGGGATACTTTGCCGCGCTGTACAAACGGATCACCCTGGCGGTGGGGGTGGCAATCGACGAAGGCTTGTTCGACGACGGCCCGCGTATGGAACGGTTCGACGCCCTGTTCGCGTCTCGATACCTCGACGCGGTCAACGGCCATTTCCACCCCGGCCGGTTTCCGAAACCGACTCGGTCGTGGCGCACCACCTTCGCCGGCGCCGACCATTCCGAACCGATCATCCTGCAGCACATGATCTCCGGGATCAACAGCCACATCGTGCTCGATCTCGGTATCGCCGCGGTGGAGACGACCGGCGGCCGGAAGCTGCCATCTCTGCGACGAGATTTCGACACCGTGAACGCGGTGCTGGCCGGCCAGGTGAACGGTGTGGTGGCAGACCTGAACGAGCTGTCCCCGGCGTTGGCAGACATCTACGCCGTCCTCGCCGAGCACCAGATCTTCCTGCTGAACGAGGCCATCAAGGCGTTTCGCGACAGCGCCTGGCGGTTCGCCACCGTGCTGGCGCTCGAGCCTGGTCTCCTGCGGCGGGCAACGATCGCCGCACGAGATCTGCAGGTGGCCCGCCAGTCGGCACTCGTGTTCGATCCGCCCGGTGTGATCGGCGTACTCGACCGGGCGGTGCTGGAGGTGGCCGAGCGCGAGAGTCGCGATGTGTCACGCAACATCGCGGTGCTCGACGAGGTGGCCTCCTCGCCGTCGCCGATCACCACGACACTCAGCTGATCACCGCACTCGGCTGATCACGACACTCGGCTGATCAGGCGATCACGCCGTGATTCAGGACGACGCCGCGCGACCGTCGAAAGCCTCGACGATCCGTTGTGCCGCGAGCGCGGGCGTGAGCTCGCCCGACCGCACCTGCTGCTCGACGTCACCACGGGTGTCCTTGACCTCCGGACTCTCGTCGAGGCGGGCGAGCACGATGTCGCGCACCATCGCCCACGTCCAGTCGATCTGCTGCTGATTGCGGCGGGCCTCGAACTGCCCGGCGTCGGTGAGTGTCTTCTTGTGGCGGAGCACTGCGTCCCAGTACTCGGCGACGCCGGTGTTCTCGATCGCGCTCATGGTGAGCACCGGGGGCGTCCACAGCGCGTCGTGCGGATAGATCAACTTCAACGCGTTCTTGAGTTCGCGCGCCGCGCTCTTCGCCTCGGTGAG is a genomic window of Gordonia sp. SID5947 containing:
- a CDS encoding DUF5995 family protein, with product MPRPSAPPPGSPPPIPPVTTIDEVVAALHTIIDWSIGTPSRLGYFAALYKRITLAVGVAIDEGLFDDGPRMERFDALFASRYLDAVNGHFHPGRFPKPTRSWRTTFAGADHSEPIILQHMISGINSHIVLDLGIAAVETTGGRKLPSLRRDFDTVNAVLAGQVNGVVADLNELSPALADIYAVLAEHQIFLLNEAIKAFRDSAWRFATVLALEPGLLRRATIAARDLQVARQSALVFDPPGVIGVLDRAVLEVAERESRDVSRNIAVLDEVASSPSPITTTLS